Proteins from one Molothrus aeneus isolate 106 chromosome 27, BPBGC_Maene_1.0, whole genome shotgun sequence genomic window:
- the NR2F6 gene encoding nuclear receptor subfamily 2 group F member 6 — MAMVAGAWGEPNGGGAGGTGGGGGGGAEEAASPGGGGSDAEHGEEERPGAGADCVVCGDKSSGKHYGVFTCEGCKSFFKRSIRRNLSYTCRSNRDCQIDQHHRNQCQYCRLKKCFRVGMRKEAVQRGRIPPSHSSSSPNPLPAGDFFNGQPVSELISQLLRAEPYPAARYGSQYAQQQQPPGSVMGIDNICELAARLLFSTVEWARNIPFFPELPVSDQVALLRLSWSELFVLNAAQSALPLHMAPLLAAAGFHASPMSAERVVAFMDQIRVFQEQVEKLNRLQVDSAEYSCLKAIALFTPDACGLSDPAHVETLQEKAQVALTEYERSQFPSQPQRFGRLLLRLPALRAVPAALISQLFFMRLVGKTPIETLIRDMLLSGSTFNWPYGAGQ, encoded by the exons ATGGCCATGGTGGCCGGCGCTTGGGGCGAGCCGAACGGTGGCGGAGCCGGTGGcaccgggggcggcggcggcggcggagcggagGAGGCGGCGtcccccggcggcggcggcagcgacGCGGAGCACGGCGAGGAGGAGCGGCCCGGGGCCGGCGCGGACTGCGTGGTGTGCGGGGACAAATCCAGCGGGAAGCACTACGGCGTGTTCACCTGCGAGGGCTGCAAGAGCTTCTTCAAGCGCAGCATCCGCAGGAACCTCAGCTACACCTGCAG GTCCAACCGGGACTGCCAGATTGACCAACACCACCGGAACCAGTGCCAGTACTGCCGCCTCAAGAAGTGCTTCCGAGTGGGCATGAGGAAGGAAG CTGTGCAGCGGGGCCGAATCCCCCCCAgccactccagcagcagccccaacCCCCTCCCAGCCGGCGACTTCTTCAACGGGCAGCCGGTGTCGGAGCTGATCTCACAGCTGCTGCGCGCCGAGCCCTACCCGGCGGCGCGCTACGGCTCGCAGTAtgcgcagcagcagcagccgccggGCAGCGTCATGGGCATCGACAACATCTGCGAGCTGGCCGCCCGCCTGCTCTTCAGCACGGTGGAGTGGGCGCGAAACATCCCCTTCTTCCCCGAGCTGCCCGTGTCCGACCAGGTGGCCCTGCTGCGGCTGAGCTGGAGCGAGCTGTTCGTGCTGAACGCGGCGCAGTCGGCGCTGCCGCTGCACATGGCGCCGCTGCTGGCAGCCGCCGGCTTCCACGCCTCGCCCATGTCGGCAGAGAGGGTGGTGGCCTTCATGGATCAGATCCGGGTCTTCCAGGAGCAGGTGGAAAAGCTCAACCGGCTGCAGGTGGACTCGGCTGAGTACAGCTGCCTCAAGGCCATCGCGCTCTTCACGCccg ATGCCTGCGGGCTGTCGGACCCGGCGCACGTGGAGACGCTGCAGGAGAAGGCGCAGGTGGCGCTGACCGAGTATGAGCGCTCGCAGTTCCCGTCGCAGCCGCAGCGCTTTGGGCGGCTCCTGCTGCGGCTGCCCGCGCTGCGCGCCGTGCCCGCCGCCCTCATCTCACAGCTCTTCTTCATGCGCCTGGTGGGCAAGACGCCCATCGAGACCCTGATCCGCGACATGCTGCTGTCCGGCAGCACCTTCAACTGGCCCTACGGCGCCGGGCAGTAG
- the OCLN gene encoding occludin, with protein MFTKKHYDSAYGPPPASYGPPTGDYGYNFGTRSPPPGSYYIEDIPQHFYKWSSPPGLVRLLEGAVMLLCIAVFACVASTLAWDYGYGYGGVLGTGLGGFYGSGYYGSGVNYGYGYGGYYGGVTNPRAANGFMIAMAVLCFLAQLGLLVASLSKSSSSRSRRFYLVVIVVCAVLALVMLVASIVYVVGVNPQAQMSGGGYYYSPLLAMCSQVYAGGTVLNQYLYHYCTVDPQEAVAIACGFLTVLLLCLICVLAHKTRSKIWKYGKHNIYWDKIPAEPQGPDVEEWVKNVSGGTSVPDEAATVAYSEKGGTPGPAPPYSPPLYSDTPQKGWKSDPPSDPPSPSEEPDAAHPPHKPPARRGRRGRRQPEGSQGSQGSQYDTDPATAPESSDERDSEQWHRLYPPISSPGTRQRYKADFGQELRRYKELCAHMDGLNERLAQLAAQLDQVPEDSPQYQALAEEYNHLKDVKRSPEYQDKKRESKTLRNKLFHIKRMVSDYDKLRG; from the exons ATGTTCACCAAGAAACACTACGACAGCGCCTACGGGCCACCCCCCGCCTCCTACGGGCCACCCACGGGTGACTATGGCTACAATTTCGGCACCCGCTCGCCGCCACCGGGCTCCTACTACATCGAGGACATCCCTCAGCATTTCTACAAGTGGTCATCACCGCCGGGGCTGGTGCGGCTGCTGGAGGGCGCGGTGATGCTGCTGTGCATCGCCGTGTTCGCCTGCGTGGCCTCCACACTGGCCTGGGACTACGGCTACGGCTACGGCGGCGTGCTGGGCACCGGCCTGGGCGGCTTCTACGGCTCCGGTTACTACGGCAGCGGGGTGAACTACGGCTACGGCTACGGGGGATACTACGGAGGCGTCACCAACCCACGGGCGGCCAACGGCTTCATGATTGCCATGGCCGTGCTCTGCTTCctggcccagctggggctgttggtGGCCAGCTTGAGCAAATCCAGCAGCTCGCGGTCGCGCCGTTTCTACCTGGTGGTCATCGTGGTGTGCGCCGTGCTGGCCTTGGTGATGCTGGTGGCCAGCATCGTCTATGTGGTGGGGGTGAACCCGCAGGCACAGATGAGCGGTGGGGGGTACTACTACAGCCCGCTGCTGGCCATGTGCAGCCAGGTGTACGCCGGGGGCACCGTGCTCAACCAGTACCTGTACCACTACTGCACCGTGGACCCACAGGAG GCCGTGGCCATTGCCTGCGGGTTCCTGactgtgctcctgctgtgcctcatCTGCGTCCTGGCGCACAAAACACGCAGCAAGATCTGGAAATACGGAAAACACAACATTTACTGGGATAAAATCCCCGCCGAGCCCCAGGGACCTGACGTCGAGGAGTGG GTGAAAAACGTGTCGGGCGGGACGAGCGTTCCTGACGAGGCCGCCACCGTCGCGTACTCGGAGAAGGGCGGGAcccccgggccggccccgccctACAGCCCCCCCTTGTACAGCGACACCCCCCAGAAGGGCTGGAaaag TGACCCCCCCTCGGACCCCCCCTCGCCCTCGGAGGAGCCGGACGCCGCCCATCCCCCCCACaagccccccgcccgccgcggccgccggggCCGGCGCCAGCCCGAgggctcccagggctcccagggctcccagtACGACACCGACCCCGCCACCGCCCCTGAGTCCAGTGACGAGCGTGACAGCGAGcagtggcacag GCTGTACCCCCCGATCAGCTCCCCAGGCACGCGCCAGCGCTACAAGGCGGATTTTGGGCAGGAGCTGCGGCGCTACAAGGAGCTCTGTGCCCACATGGATGGGCTTAACGAgcgcctggcacagctggcagcacagctggaccaGGTGCCCGAGGACAGCCCCCAGTACCAG gcgcTGGCCGAGGAGTACAACCACCTCAAGGACGTGAAGCGG AGCCCGGAATACCAGGACAAGAAGCGGGAATCCAAAACCCTCCGGAACAAACTCTTCCACATCAAAAGGATGGTCAGCGACTACGACAAGCTCCGGGGCTGA